The proteins below are encoded in one region of Apium graveolens cultivar Ventura chromosome 4, ASM990537v1, whole genome shotgun sequence:
- the LOC141719984 gene encoding septin and tuftelin-interacting protein 1 homolog 1-like, with the protein MDVFFDQWQAVLFHWLCEGPDVEELINWFLLWKNLIPPELLEHDHIQNRLKVGLNMMDKFSEGGKLVQPASVHKQMQYEAKRTGKLAHEDPLDRFCRKTEIEDRDGGNEMSLKQIIELQALQNGLIFKPKPGRTQDGLQIYGFGNISLIIDSHKERVAARIEGKWRLLSSFSQLLDWDNRSGRKRP; encoded by the coding sequence ATGGATGTATTCTTCGACCAGTGGCAAGCAGTTCTGTTTCACTGGTTGTGTGAAGGGCCGGATGTTGAAGAACTTATAAACTGGTTTTTACTTTGGAAGAATCTTATCCCACCAGAACTTCTGGAGCATGATCATATTCAGAACCGTCTTAAAGTAGGTCTAAACATGATGGACAAATTTTCAGAGGGCGGGAAGTTGGTCCAACCTGCTAGTGTGCATAAGCAAATGCAGTATGAGGCTAAAAGAACCGGAAAATTGGCACATGAAGACCCTCTCGACAGGTTCTGCAGGAAAACAGAGATAGAGGATAGAGATGGCGGAAATGAGATGAGTTTGAAACAGATTATTGAACTTCAAGCACTGCAGAATGGTTTGATTTTTAAGCCTAAACCAGGCAGAACACAAGATGGTCTTCAAATATATGGTTTTGGTAACATAAGCTTAATAATAGACTCTCACAAAGAAAGGGTAGCTGCTCGAATTGAGGGCAAGTGGCGCTTATTATCATCATTTAGCCAACTCCTAGACTGGGATAATCGTTCAGGTCGAAAGCGGCCCTGA